In one Diabrotica virgifera virgifera chromosome 5, PGI_DIABVI_V3a genomic region, the following are encoded:
- the LOC126885400 gene encoding uncharacterized protein LOC126885400, producing MYGKRARSDSVVMPPIFDIYRKPIFDESIRKAEYRTYAPFIKSFNCNDIVEFSINQVDSFFAMSETLLCIKGSLEITGNGDVKLANNVGAFLFDSCTYSESAREMETVRDPGIVSAVRAMTCYTQEDSNYMVMAGWNYPKDPILNDTSFNIQMPLKHIFNIFNDYPMITCGRQTIRLVRARNDNDCIVIKEKQNADKTTTVTTAKIKITNIELRVKHIFPNDEIKLELMKSIQQDQPIVIPFRKWELHELPAITKGARREVWAVKTSTSVERPRYVIVFFQTGKRNTITSDPTLFDNVSIQSIRLSLNGEYWPNERMQLDFNKTDYNEAYFNYTEFYPSYIHSQQKRPLLDFLAFQHHALFVIDCSKQEESMKASTVDVKLDIEASTGFPANTKVYCIIIHDCVMEYFPLTEIVKSLT from the coding sequence ATGTATGGAAAACGAGCACGTTCAGACAGCGTAGTAATGCCTccaatatttgatatttatcGTAAGCCAATCTTTGATGAATCAATTCGAAAGGCTGAATACCGAACTTATGCACCATTCATCAAATCATTCAACTGCAATGATATTGTTGAATTTAGCATTAATCAAGTTGACTCGTTTTTTGCCATGAGCGAAACCCTGTTATGCATTAAAGGATCACTTGAAATAACTGGAAATGGCGATGTCAAACTAGCAAATAATGTGGGTGCCTTCCTTTTCGATTCGTGTACGTACAGCGAAAGCGCAAGGGAGATGGAAACAGTGCGGGATCCTGGCATCGTAAGTGCTGTACGTGCCATGACATGTTATACTCAAGAAGATTCTAATTATATGGTTATGGCTGGATGGAATTACCCTAAGGACCCAATTCTTAACGATACTTCATTCAACATACAGATGCCTCTTAAGcacatttttaacattttcaacgaTTATCCAATGATTACGTGTGGTCGTCAAACAATAAGACTAGTTCGAGCTCGAAACGACAACGATTGCATTGTcattaaagaaaaacaaaacgCTGACAAAACTACAACTGTTACAACCGCCAAGATTAAAATTACCAACATTGAACTCAGAGTGAAGCACATATTTCCAAATGATGAAATTAAATTGGAACTCATGAAATCCATTCAACAAGATCAGCCTATAGTTATTCCATTTAGAAAGTGGGAATTGCACGAATTGCCTGCCATTACCAAAGGTGCTAGGCGTGAAGTTTGGGCTGTTAAAACTAGCACATCCGTTGAAAGACCACGTTATGTCATTGTTTTCTTTCAAACAGGCAAACGTAACACAATCACATCTGATCCCACATTATTTGACAATGTCAGCATCCAAAGTATTAGATTATCGTTAAATGGAGAATACTGGCCAAACGAGAGAATGCAGTTGGATTTTAACAAAACTGACTACAACGAGGCCTATTTCAACTATACCGAATTTTACCCAAGCTACATACATTCCCAACAAAAACGACCTCTACTTGATTTCTTAGCTTTCCAGCATCATGCGTTGTTCGTTATCGATTGCTCGAAACAAGAAGAAAGCATGAAAGCATCCACCGTTGACGTAAAACTCGATATTGAAGCGTCTACTGGCTTTCCCGCCAACACCAAGGTCTATTGTATTATTATTCACGACTGTGTAATGGAGTACTTCCCTCTCaccgaaattgtaaaaagtctAACTTAG
- the LOC126885401 gene encoding matrix metalloproteinase-18-like, whose amino-acid sequence MMEVFFMCMLLLRFIAATDAFSEDDAMRFFHQYGYIENGSLADFNTTLLHFQERYNLYVDGTLNDETIALMQKPRCQTGENDYSLTGKWYKHNLRWYFPQADRAHHIIQIVERAFKMWEDVSNLHFSRVTLPVPTPDITITAVKGKHYFRSNCMGNRECGQQFDGRGGKLAHAYFPLINDTCVEIHIDLDEKWSYNVNDTDYDSANLFMVILHEIGHSLGLSHSNDKNAVMYPWYSHKLLTITQDDINGMEALYGRKSTYITTQQTSASTQATPRKSTSYIPTQASTSTRSHKSRVHTTRPRPIPTEIIPHQTTKTAPPFCAIEYPNILFLAYDPQFKNHHMYIIHDGFVWKNDLNGHMVPNNPDHLSTYLPKQIRNISYVFQNTAGNLIVTSNNTMYSVSFPSITISRDIPLFILPPHAEINVVFQTHTGKTYIWYDNTAFIEYDDIIDLVISRGLIKDIFPGVPTTVKSVFKYIDGHLYFLDGSTYYKYNEFTKKIIEIGRFNWNLFGIPCPDDSLITQLKYLLNKVGSFYT is encoded by the coding sequence ATGATGGAGGTGTTTTTCATGTGTATGCTACTCCTGCGTTTTATAGCAGCAACCGACGCCTTTTCCGAAGACGATGCTATGAGGTTTTTTCATCAGTATGGGTATATAGAAAATGGTTCTCTAGCAGATTTCAATACAACGCTCCTACATTTCCAAGAACGATATAATTTATATGTTGATGGTACATTAAACGATGAAACCATAGCATTAATGCAAAAACCTCGATGCCAAACTGGTGAAAACGATTACTCTCTTACTGGAAAATGGTATAAACATAATCTACGATGGTATTTTCCTCAGGCTGATCGAGCGCACCATATAATTCAAATAGTTGAACGAGCCTTTAAAATGTGGGAAGATGTTTCAAATTTGCATTTTAGCAGAGTAACTCTTCCTGTTCCGACACCAGATATCACTATAACAGCCGTTAAAGGAAAGCATTATTTTCGCTCCAACTGTATGGGTAACCGAGAGTGTGGACAGCAGTTTGATGGTCGTGGTGGAAAATTAGCACATGCATATTTTCCCCTCATTAATGATACTTGCGTAGAAATACATATAGACTTGGATGAAAAATGGAGTTATAATGTGAACGATACAGATTATGATTCTGCCAATCTCTTTATGGTTATTCTTCACGAAATTGGTCACAGTTTAGGTTTATCGCATAGTAACGATAAGAATGCTGTAATGTATCCCTGGTATTCACATAAATTACTCACTATTACTCAGGATGATATTAACGGTATGGAGGCTTTATACGGACGCAAAAGTACATATATTACTACGCAGCAAACTAGTGCATCAACCCAGGCAACACCGAGAAAAAGTACATCTTATATTCCTACACAGGCTAGTACATCAACTCGATCGCATAAATCGAGGGTGCATACTACAAGACCCCGTCCTATACCAACCGAGATTATACCTCACCAAACAACGAAAACTGCACCGCCTTTTTGTGCTATTGAATATCCTAATATTCTCTTTCTGGCATATGATCCTCAGTTTAAGAACCATCATATGTATATAATACATGATGGATTTGTATGGAAGAATGATCTAAATGGTCACATGGTACCGAATAATCCCGACCATTTGAGTACTTATTTACCTAAACAAATAAGAAATATTTCGTATGTGTTTCAGAATACGGCTGGTAACTTAATTGTTACATCAAATAATACTATGTACTCAGTATCATTTCCCAGCATAACTATTTCAAGAGATATACCTCTGTTTATATTACCACCCCATGCCGAGATAAACGTTGTATTTCAGACTCATACAGGAAAGACGTATATATGGTATGACAATACAGCATTCATTGAATATGACGACATAATAGACCTAGTCATTAGCAGAGGACTTATAAAGGACATATTCCCTGGAGTACCGACCACCGTTAAATCGGTATTTAAATATATAGATGGACATTTATACTTTCTAGATGGCAGCACGTATTACAAATATAATGAATTTACAAAGAAGATCATCGAAATTGGCAGATTTAATTGGAACTTATTCGGAATTCCTTGTCCAGATGACAGCCTGATTACACAGTTGAAATATTTACTGAATAAAGTTGGCTCTTTTTATACATAA